In Nicotiana tabacum cultivar K326 chromosome 17, ASM71507v2, whole genome shotgun sequence, one DNA window encodes the following:
- the LOC107760178 gene encoding ARF guanine-nucleotide exchange factor GNOM-like codes for MMGCLNQQNEVHTSFSEPKDCTLKPLKGALACMVNSEIGAVLAVMRRNVRWGFHYADDDDQLEHPLIHSFKELRKNIFSWIHHWNSVDPLIYLQPFLDVIQSDETGAPITGVALSSVYKFLTLEIIDSAILNVDKALHQIVDTVTSCRFEVTDPASEEVVLMKILQVLLACMKSKASANLSNHHVCNIVNTCFRLVHQATAKSELLQRIARHTMHELVRHIFSHLPNIDSRGHEFDEQSRLCADAEAGEKQHDNGCVSAESTGKSVSAAVPSNASSVSKRDETADEKTQKEEIACNIENSMMDPHGIPCMVEIFHFLCSLLNVMESIEIGSRSNPIAYDEDVPLFALGLINSAIEVSGASLGNHPELLALIQKELFHNLMRFGLSMSPLILSTVCSIVLNLYHHMRTKLKLQLEAFFSGVLLRISQSKHGASYQQQEVAMETLVDFCRQLMFMPEMYANFDCDISCSNVFEDLANLLSKSSFPVNTPLSALNTLALDGLVAMIQGMAERISQDSLVSEQASVDLGEYRPFWTEICKDYSDPNHWVPFVRKMKLIKRKLLIGVDHFNRDPKKGMEFLQGVHLLPEKLTPISVACFFRYMNGLDKNLIGDFLGSHEDFYIQVLHEFAGTFDFRDMNLDIALRIFLDTFRLPGESQKIQRVLEAFAERYYEQSPNILANKDAALLLSYSLIMLNTDQHNTQVKKKMTEEDFIRNNRRINGGNDLPREFLSELYHSICEDEIRIIPDRGAGTPMMAPSHWIGLVHKSRQTSPYIVCDPGPYLDYDIFAILSGPAIAAISVIFDNVEQEDVWKTCINGYLAIAKIAAAYSFDDVLNDLVVSLCKFTTLLLPSYVDEFIVAFAEDGKARLATLAVFTIANKYGDHIRSGWKNILDCILSLHKYGLLPTRLFSDAADDLEPPADADPRKPATLSPSPTHVPSLAPSRKSSGLMGVFSQLLYLDAEEPAPQPTEKQLAERQQTLQTIQRCQIDSIFAESKFLQAESLLQLVRALVLAAGQPRKGTNSLEDEETAVFCLELLIAITINNRDRIMLLWRVVYDHIESVVHLTTMPCTLVEKAIFGLLRICQRLLPYKENLTDELLKSLQLILKLDARVAEAFLEQITQEVMHLVKANAMQIRSHTGWRTIISLLSFTARHPEASETGFETLSFIMHDGAHLLPANYILCLNVAAQFADSRIRNVDQSVRSLDLMAGSLVSLIRWSHKAKEALGEEAAIKMTQDITEMWLRLIQGVRKFCLDRREEVRDHAILMLQGCLTGVDGILIPKELWLQCFDQVLFTLLDELLNLAQKSSVKDYRSTEEAIVVALKLMFKVFLQSLQQLFQLTSFCKLWLGVLGLTERCMKVKFKGKRSEKIPELIPELLKNTLLVMKTSGILVPSDPSGGDSFWKLTWLPVHNICPSLQSEVFPTNELEQLEKQHVQAGCSPLTEGNVLVSP; via the exons ATGATGGGGTGCCTTAATCAGCAGAATGAAGTCCATACTTCATTTTCAGAACCCAAGGATTGTACTTTAAAGCCTTTAAAAGGTGCCTTAGCATGTATGGTAAATTCAGAAATTGGTGCTGTTTTGGCCGTTATGAGGAGAAATGTAAGGTGGGGATTTCATTATGCTGATGATGACGATCAACTAGAGCATCCTCTCATCCATTCTTTCAAGGAATTGCGGAAAAATATCTTCTCATGGATACATCATTGGAACAGTGTTGATCCGCTTATATATCTACAGCCCTTCTTGGATGTGATTCAATCTGATGAAACTGGTGCACCAATAACCGGTGTCGCATTGTCATCTGTTTACAAATTCTTAACCCTTGAAATAATTGATTCAGCTATCTTGAATGTGGACAAAGCTTTGCATCAGATAGTTGACACCGTAACAAGTTGCCGCTTTGAAGTGACTGATCCTGCCTCTGAGGAAGTGGTGCTGATGAAGATACTTCAGGTTCTTTTGGCTTGCATGAAAAGTAAGGCATCAGCAAATTTGAGTAATCATCATGTGTGCAACATTGTAAACACCTGCTTTCGGCTTGTTCATCAAGCTACTGCCAAAAGCGAACTACTGCAGAGAATAGCAAGACACACGATGCATGAGTTGGTGAGACATATTTTCTCTCACCTGCCTAACATTGACAGCAGAGGGCATGAATTTGATGAGCAAAGTAGATTGTGTGCTGACGCAGAG GCAGGCGAAAAACAACATGACAATGGTTGTGTTAGTGCAGAATCGACTGGTAAGTCAGTATCGGCTGCAGTTCCTTCAAATGCATCATCAGTCAGCAAGAGGGATGAAACAGCAGATGAGAAAACTCAAAAGGAGGAGATTGCTTGTAATATAGAAAATTCTATGATGGATCCACATGGGATCCCTTGCATGGTGGAGATATTTCATTTCCTATGTTCTCTTCTGAATGTGATGGAGTCCATTGAAATTGGTTCAAGATCGAACCCTATAGCATATGATGAAGATGTTCCCTTGTTTGCGCTGGGTTTAATTAATTCAGCCATAGAAGTAAGTGGTGCCTCTCTTGGAAATCATCCCGAGTTATTGGCTCTGATACAGAAGGAGTTGTTCCACAATCTGATGCGTTTTGGCTTGTCAATGagtcctttaattctttcaacagTTTGTAGCATTGTTCTAAATCTGTATCATCATATGCGTACTAAGTTAAAACTACAGCTTGAAGCTTTCTTCTCTGGTGTGTTATTGAGGATTTCCCAAAGTAAGCACGGAGCTTCTTATCAACAGCAAGAGGTTGCGATGGAAACGCTTGTTGACTTCTGCAGGCAGCTTATGTTCATGCCTGAGATGTATGCAAATTTTGACTGCGACATTTCTTGCAGCAATGTATTTGAAGACCTTGCAAACTTGTTATCAAAAAGTTCCTTTCCGGTCAACACTCCGCTATCAGCTTTAAATACGCTTGCCTTGGATGGTCTAGTTGCCATGATCCAGGGTATGGCCGAGAGAATAAGCCAGGATTCATTAGTTTCTGAACAAGCTTCAGTAGATCTTGGTGAATATAGACCATTTTGGACAGAGATATGCAAGGACTACAGTGATCCTAATCATTGGGTTCCATTTGTTCGTAAGATGAAGCTCATAAAGAGGAAATTGTTGATCGGAGTCGATCACTTTAACCGAGATCCAAAAAAGGGTATGGAATTTCTCCAAGGAGTGCATTTGTTACCTGAGAAACTTACCCCAATAAGTGTAGCATGCTTTTTCAGGTATATGAATGGCCTAGATAAGAATCTTATCGGGGATTTCCTGGGAAGTCATGAAGACTTCTATATTCAAGTGCTTCACGAATTTGCTGGAACATTTGATTTCCGGGACATGAACTTAGACATAGCCTTGCGAATCTTTTTGGATACTTTCAGATTGCCTGGAGAATCGCAGAAAATACAGAGGGTGCTTGAGGCATTTGCTGAAAGATATTACGAGCAGTCACCAAATATTCTGGCCAATAAAGATGCTGCGCTGTTGTTGTCATACTCACTTATCATGCTTAACACTGATCAACACAATACACAGGTCAAAAAGAAGATGACAGAGGAAGATTTCATCCGCAACAACCGGAGAATAAATGGAGGAAATGACCTCCCTCGGGAATTTTTGTCTGAGCTTTACCACTCCATCTGTGAGGATGAGATCCGGATTATCCCAGATCGAGGTGCTGGTACTCCGATGATGGCACCAAGTCATTGGATTGGCCTAGTTCATAAATCAAGGCAAACTTCCCCATATATTGTATGTGATCCTGGTCCTTATCTTGATTACGACATCTTTGCTATTTTGTCTGGTCCTGCGATTGCTGCCATCTCAGTGATTTTTGATAATGTGGAGCAAGAAGATGTTTGGAAAACATGTATCAATGGATACCTTGCCATTGCCAAAATTGCAGCTGCATATAGCTTCGATGATGTATTAAATGATTTGGTGGTATCTCTTTGCAAGTTCACTACCCTATTGCTTCCTTCTTATGTTGATGAATTTATTGTTGCATTTGCGGAAGATGGTAAAGCTAGATTGGCCACATTGGCAGTCTTCACAATAGCAAACAAATATGGTGACCACATTCGTTCTGGTTGGAAGAACATCCTGGATTGCATTTTGAGTTTGCACAAATATGGCCTTCTTCCCACACGTCTCTTTAGTGATGCTGCTGATGACTTAGAGCCTCCTGCTGATGCGGACCCAAGGAAACCTGCGACACTTTCTCCATCACCAACTCATGTTCCTTCTTTGGCTCCATCAAGGAAATCATCTGGCTTAATGGGCGTATTTAGCCAACTGTTATATCTTGATGCAGAAGAACCTGCACCACAGCCAACTGAAAAACAACTTGCCGAACGTCAGCAGACTCTTCAGACGATTCAGAGATGTCAAATTGATAGCATCTTTGCTGAGAGTAAATTTTTGCAAGCAGAGTCCTTGTTGCAGCTTGTTCGCGCCCTTGTGTTGGCTGCGGGCCAGCCTCGCAAAGGAACTAACTCTTTGGAAGATGAAGAGACTGCAGTATTTTGTCTAGAGTTGCTTATTGCTATCACAATAAATAACCGGGACAGAATAATGCTTCTTTGGCGGGTTGTTTATGATCACATAGAAAGTGTTGTCCATTTAACAACAATGCCGTGTACTTTGGTAGAGAAGGCTATCTTTGGTCTGCTTCGCATATGCCAAAGGTTGCTTCCTTACAAGGAAAATCTGACAGATGAGCTCCTCAAGTCTCTGCAACTTATATTGAAGCTTGATGCTCGGGTTGCTGAGGCGTTTCTTGAACAGATAACCCAGGAGGTTATGCACCTTGTCAAAGCAAATGCTATGCAGATACGATCACATACGGGCTGGCGGACGATTATATCTCTGCTTTCTTTTACTGCTCGGCATCCAGAAGCATCTGAAACAGGATTTGAGACACTATCATTCATCATGCATGATGGGGCCCACCTCTTGCCTGCTAATTACATCCTCTGTTTGAATGTGGCAGCGCAGTTTGCCGACTCCCGCATCAGAAATGTTGATCAATCTGTGAGATCTTTAGACCTGATGGCTGGATCACTTGTTTCTCTGATTAGATGGTCTCACAAGGCGAAGGAGGCACTTGGGGAGGAGGCTGCTATAAAAATGACCCAGGATATAACGGAGATGTGGCTCAGGCTGATACAAGGAGTCCGAAAATTTTGTTTGGACCGGAGAGAAGAGGTTAGGGATCACGCCATCTTGATGTTGCAGGGGTGCTTGACCGGAGTTGATGGGATTCTTATCCCGAAAGAATTGTGGTTGCAATGTTTTGATCAGGTGCTATTTACATTGCTGGATGAATTACTCAATCTTGCCCAGAAGAGTTCCGTGAAGGATTACAGGAGCACTGAAGAAGCAATTGTTGTGGCCCTGAAGCTCATGTTCAAAGTGTTTTTACAGTCTTTGCAGCAACTTTTCCAGTTGACATCCTTCTGCAAACTATGGTTAGGGGTATTGGGTCTAACAGAGAGATGCATGAAGGTGAAATTCAAAGGGAAAAGGAGTGAGAAGATCCCTGAACTCATTCCCGAGCTCCTAAAGAATACTCTACTTGTCATGAAAACAAGTGGAATTCTGGTGCCAAGTGATCCCAGCGGAGGGGACAGTTTCTGGAAGTTAACATGGTTGCCTGTCCACAATATATGCCCATCCCTTCAATCAGAAGTCTTTCCCACTAATGAATTGGAGCAGTTGGAAAAGCAGCACGTCCAAGCAGGTTGTAGTCCTCTTACAGAGGGAAATGTTCTCGTCTCCCCCTAG